In Brienomyrus brachyistius isolate T26 chromosome 2, BBRACH_0.4, whole genome shotgun sequence, the genomic window CGCGGGCGGCCAGGCACTGCAGGGTGGTGTGGTTGATTGGCTGGATCAGGTTCCTGGCCATCTCCTTCTCATCCAGCAGATCACACGCTGTCTGGTTGAAGGAGTTGGTGCTGTCGAAGTGTGACCCGCAGGAGATGAGCAGGTTCATGATGTCCGGGTGGTTGTTGGAAGCGGCCACGTGCAGCGGGCTGTTGTTGTCCTGGTCGCGGCAGTTCACGTCGGCACCGCATTCCACCAGGATGGACGTCACCTGGAAAGACGGGAACTTGCAGACGGGGTAGCGACCCACGCAGGTCGTGTTCCGGTCCACGGCCAGGTGCAGGGGGCTGTAGCCGTTCTTTCCACAGGGCCGCAGCTTGAGGAACCTATAGATGGTCTCCTTCTTGAAGTGGTCCTGCTCCACAGTGCAGGGCACCTTCTCCAGCAGGCAGACGAGATGCAGGATGATAGAGAGAGCCTTGCTGAGCTGCGCCGGGTCAGCCGGAGGCTGGGTCTGCTTTATGGCGCGCTCGATCTCCAGCACGCTCTTACTTAGGATGCCCATGAGGTCGTGGAAGGAGACGGCAGTGCCCAGCAAGCCCTTGGCGCGGTCCTGCAGCATGAAGGAGAACAGTTCGGCGAAGGAGAGCAGACTGCTGGCCGTCATGGGGCTCAGCGGGTCCAGGTTGCTCTGCTGCATGTCCAGTGCATATTTCCATAGGTTGATGCAACGCTCGAAGTTCCCAGAGTCGGCATAGACAGCACCACGGTAACGGATGTAGTAGGAGGTGTCGGGGTGTGACGGACCCAGGATGCGTTCACGGATAAGCAGGGCCTGCATCCTCATCTGGTCGGGATCGGAGATGAGGCTGTCCAGCTCCTCCATGCTGCTCACCTCCTTGGAGTAATCATAGGCCATCACCAGCTGCTTGGGCTCCTCCTTGTGGACGATGTCGCTGCCGTCCCGGTACCGCAGGTCCATGGCCCGCTTCCAGTATTTCAACGCGCCGAGAAGGTCCCGCTTCTTGTCCACAAAAGTGGCCCCGAGCAGCTCCAGGGCATTGATCTTCTCCACCTGGCCGGTGTTCTGGTGCTGCGTCAGGAAGTCCACGATGTTGGTGTGCCCCGTGACGCTGGCCGACAGCAGCGGCGTCATGCCGTAGCCGTCCCGCTCCATCTTGGCTCCGTATTTCAGCAGCATCTTCATTATCTCCAGGCTCCCCGATTCGGCGCAGTCGTGCAGCGCCGTGTTACCTGCAGGACACGCAAAATGTCAGGCATGCGACGCCGCAATACTCCGTGGCAAACCCCCCGCTCGGAATGGGAACCAATCACGGCACAAACAAAGCAACAAAGACCACCGAATCGGGACGATAACCACCGGTCAGGGTGCCTGTAGAAATAACACAGGTTCAATCCTTGTGCGTCTAACGTGAAAATACTGCGGCCATAGTGATGAGGAGGAACGGCAGAGTCAGTCCTGTCTGTATAAAAAACAACCACTTTTACTAAATTAGCCATAAATTTCAGCATTTGGCAGACTGGCACAAATATGAATCCTGTAGTCAGAGTAATTCAATCATCGTTTATGGGTTTTCAGGGAATTCCTGTTGTTAATCTTCAGCCAGCTGAAAATGGGGCTAATTTTCTGTGCTAATCGTGACAGATACACACACGGCTTGTGATACGCACAGaagcccgcacacacacacacgcacagaagcacgcacacacacacacacacacacacacacacacacacacacacacacacacacgccacttTCCATTTCACTATCTCCACAAAGTCACGCATCTCTGAATGCCAAATGTGCTGACACTGAGCAGACAGGCGACACCACCCTCTCACGCTTTGACTTTAGGCGTCTGTCTCCCCGACCTGAACGCAAAGCTTCTTGCGTTTTCTggaggtctctctctctctctctctctctctctctctcaagcaTCAGGAGAATCCCAGCTGAGAAGCAGTGTCCTTCCTGCTTGGGATTGCAGCCGTTGGGTCAGCGTGCTCCACATCAGGCAAGGATGTGCAACGCAGGAGGTCTGTTGCCATAGTTACTCCCTTACGGCTTGCTGGGAGAGATGTGAAAACTCCCCGCCGTCGCCCCGGCCACCCAGCCGACAGAGAACTAGCTTTCTGAAGCAGCCCTGAAGGTCTCCGCGCAGTGAGCACAAGCCAATTATAGAATTTAGGCTTCACCTTCTTGTTTTTAGACTTCCCAGAAGAACGGTTACCTTTCAGGTTCTCCAGCCACCACTGAAGGAACACAGAGCCATTTTTTACGGTCCTGCCTGGCTGTGAGGCCCCCGAAAGCCTGCAGCAGCGCCGCCGTCACAAACGCTGCCATATCCTCCAGACGCAAGTTACCGTGCCCAAAGCCGGCATGTGCATAAGGCTCGCAGGCAGAAGTAGGTGGGTGCGTTTCCTCATGAATAGAACATTAAGGATCcacccaggcctgcagaacgCGGCTCACCTGTCAGGAGCCAAACCGACTTCTCCGCCAAAGGCAGTTTACGTGACTTTTCTCAAGAACGATTTTCTCTAACCAGCAGGTCAAATTCAGTAGAGCGGAATTCGTATTATCTTCTATGaaaatatttacaattataagtTCCCAACGATGATATTACAAGTATAATAAATTTagcaaataaaatgaaataaaacaatgTTTACCCA contains:
- the fem1c gene encoding protein fem-1 homolog C, producing MDLKTAVFNAARDGKLRLLQKLLENKAGPELGKLMAEKTNGATPLLIAARNGHLDLVEYLLECCLAPVEIGGSVNFDGETIEGAPPLWAASAAGHLKVVQSLLGHGAAVNSTTLTNSTPLRAACFDGHLDIVKYLVEHKADLEVANRHGHTCLMISCYKGHKEIAQYLLEKGADVNRKSVKGNTALHDCAESGSLEIMKMLLKYGAKMERDGYGMTPLLSASVTGHTNIVDFLTQHQNTGQVEKINALELLGATFVDKKRDLLGALKYWKRAMDLRYRDGSDIVHKEEPKQLVMAYDYSKEVSSMEELDSLISDPDQMRMQALLIRERILGPSHPDTSYYIRYRGAVYADSGNFERCINLWKYALDMQQSNLDPLSPMTASSLLSFAELFSFMLQDRAKGLLGTAVSFHDLMGILSKSVLEIERAIKQTQPPADPAQLSKALSIILHLVCLLEKVPCTVEQDHFKKETIYRFLKLRPCGKNGYSPLHLAVDRNTTCVGRYPVCKFPSFQVTSILVECGADVNCRDQDNNSPLHVAASNNHPDIMNLLISCGSHFDSTNSFNQTACDLLDEKEMARNLIQPINHTTLQCLAARVIVRHGLRYHGNIPIKLEAFVQLHR